The following proteins come from a genomic window of Oikeobacillus pervagus:
- a CDS encoding BrxA/BrxB family bacilliredoxin produces MNMDFNFLMNDVVRIAREEIAQAGYTELHSPEEVDEAFAKKGTTLVMINSVCGCAGGIARPAAAHAIHYDKRPDQLVTVFAGQDKEATAKARSYFTGYPPSSPSFALLKDGKLCTMVERHEIEGHEPMSVVQKLQNAFDKYCDEL; encoded by the coding sequence ATGAACATGGATTTTAATTTTTTAATGAATGATGTTGTTCGTATAGCTCGTGAGGAAATTGCTCAAGCTGGATATACAGAACTCCATTCACCAGAAGAAGTGGATGAAGCATTTGCAAAGAAAGGTACGACATTGGTGATGATTAATTCTGTTTGTGGTTGTGCAGGGGGAATTGCGCGTCCTGCAGCAGCACATGCGATTCATTACGATAAAAGACCTGATCAACTTGTCACAGTGTTTGCGGGTCAAGACAAAGAAGCAACTGCGAAAGCACGAAGTTATTTTACTGGATATCCACCTTCCTCTCCGTCTTTTGCTTTACTGAAAGATGGAAAACTATGCACGATGGTCGAAAGACATGAAATTGAAGGGCATGAGCCTATGTCTGTAGTTCAAAAACTACAAAATGCTTTTGATAAGTATTGTGATGAACTTTAA
- a CDS encoding L,D-transpeptidase produces the protein MFRLLLFISFLVTPFWSTEWDAKQVEPLVIVNKRINQLAYVENGSIQMVEQVATGKTQELTPEGLFTITVKAKNPYYRRENIPGGDPRNPLGTRWIGFDAKHTNGRIYGVHGTNDPSSIGKYISNGCIRMHKDSVEKLYDKVPIGTKILITNTNESFQQLAKKYASNKR, from the coding sequence ATGTTTCGACTACTTCTCTTTATTTCATTTTTGGTTACGCCTTTTTGGTCCACTGAATGGGATGCAAAACAAGTAGAACCTTTGGTGATTGTAAATAAGAGGATCAATCAATTAGCTTATGTTGAAAATGGGAGTATTCAAATGGTTGAGCAAGTAGCCACAGGGAAAACGCAGGAGCTAACACCTGAAGGACTGTTCACAATTACAGTGAAAGCTAAAAATCCCTATTATAGAAGGGAAAATATTCCTGGTGGAGATCCAAGAAATCCACTTGGAACAAGATGGATTGGCTTTGACGCGAAACATACAAATGGGAGAATCTATGGTGTCCATGGAACAAATGATCCGAGTTCCATTGGAAAATATATCTCCAATGGATGTATACGGATGCATAAAGATTCGGTGGAAAAGCTATATGACAAAGTACCAATCGGGACAAAAATACTCATCACAAATACGAATGAATCATTTCAGCAATTGGCCAAAAAATACGCTAGCAATAAGCGCTGA
- a CDS encoding methylmalonyl-CoA mutase family protein, whose protein sequence is MKIEEMKEQSFPKISVQEWQEKAEASLKGKPLAKLKTETYEKITLKPLYIPSDLEKEEIDQFPGEQSFTRGFSKGGYIEKPFKIAQPLKGKDQQTLTGKLENALQSGQDTISFSVNDVSGWTYDEVKQFFQQFSQKGFPFYLLTEGYSVPFATFLTKWSNEEPSVQLEGVIGEDLLSQGVAKGVIPSEEEMSKFAEMTSALKERFASLKTIVINTAPYHNAGATVVQELAIALSEAVYYIELLQANGWSVAEITEKMVFHFPIGSQFFIELAKLRAFRKIWTTICRGYGLDGDSIKVTIGAETSKFTLSKLDRHVNILRTGSEAFAAVVGGIEYLQVAPFDEPFGQNSQLAERVAKNIPLLLKSESHLDKVIDPAGGSYFVESLTAELGRESWKLFLQLDEQGGIIASLKTGWIQEQITEVMEKRVADLAVRKQSMIGTNIYSDLQEEIPSVVSETAPEIKQQESIKEMAGFTSTETIQPLNGKRLAEPFEQLRERAKKLLDHGEKVQAGLICLGKLKEFKPRADFVTGVLASGGILAVKSDECMTIEDAVQFMKETKLPYYCICGTDQAYEEFVSDILCEVKTKDIPLQIDIAGLMEDEMMQEWKNRGLNGAIYLRQNLLEKLSSLLTIWEGGQSK, encoded by the coding sequence ATGAAAATCGAAGAAATGAAAGAACAATCATTTCCGAAAATTTCCGTTCAAGAGTGGCAAGAAAAAGCAGAGGCTTCTCTGAAGGGAAAGCCTTTGGCGAAATTAAAGACAGAGACATATGAGAAGATCACCTTGAAACCATTATATATTCCAAGTGATCTTGAAAAGGAAGAAATTGATCAATTTCCAGGAGAACAATCTTTTACGAGAGGCTTTTCAAAAGGGGGCTACATCGAAAAGCCATTTAAGATTGCGCAACCATTGAAGGGAAAAGATCAACAAACGCTAACAGGGAAGTTAGAGAATGCATTGCAATCGGGGCAAGATACTATTTCTTTCTCAGTCAATGACGTATCAGGGTGGACATATGATGAAGTGAAACAATTCTTTCAGCAGTTCAGTCAAAAGGGATTCCCTTTTTATCTTCTTACAGAGGGATATTCAGTTCCGTTTGCTACCTTTTTAACAAAATGGTCTAATGAGGAACCATCTGTTCAATTAGAGGGAGTAATAGGGGAGGATCTATTATCTCAAGGTGTTGCAAAAGGTGTCATTCCTTCTGAAGAAGAAATGTCGAAATTTGCTGAAATGACAAGCGCTTTAAAAGAAAGATTTGCGTCTTTAAAAACCATTGTCATTAATACAGCTCCTTATCATAATGCTGGGGCAACTGTCGTTCAAGAACTAGCCATTGCTTTAAGTGAAGCTGTTTATTATATTGAATTATTACAAGCAAATGGGTGGTCAGTGGCAGAAATAACAGAAAAAATGGTTTTCCACTTCCCAATTGGATCACAATTCTTTATCGAATTAGCTAAACTACGCGCTTTCCGTAAAATTTGGACAACGATTTGCCGAGGCTATGGTTTAGATGGCGACAGCATTAAAGTGACGATTGGGGCGGAAACATCCAAATTCACCCTTTCGAAACTAGACCGTCATGTGAATATTTTGCGAACAGGCAGTGAAGCGTTTGCAGCTGTCGTTGGAGGAATTGAATATTTACAAGTTGCTCCTTTCGATGAGCCATTTGGACAGAATAGTCAGTTGGCAGAAAGAGTAGCTAAGAACATTCCGCTTTTACTAAAAAGTGAGTCCCATCTAGATAAAGTAATTGATCCAGCAGGAGGGTCTTACTTCGTAGAGTCCTTAACAGCCGAATTAGGACGTGAATCTTGGAAATTATTTTTACAATTAGACGAGCAAGGTGGAATTATTGCTTCATTAAAAACTGGCTGGATTCAAGAGCAAATTACTGAAGTAATGGAAAAAAGAGTGGCTGATTTGGCGGTACGTAAACAATCCATGATCGGCACAAACATTTATTCAGACTTACAAGAAGAAATCCCTTCTGTTGTATCTGAAACTGCACCAGAAATCAAACAGCAGGAGTCCATTAAGGAAATGGCAGGGTTTACATCAACTGAAACGATTCAACCATTGAATGGAAAACGTCTTGCAGAACCTTTCGAACAATTACGGGAAAGAGCGAAGAAACTGCTGGATCATGGAGAAAAAGTTCAAGCAGGTTTAATTTGTTTAGGCAAATTGAAAGAATTTAAGCCACGTGCGGACTTCGTTACAGGGGTTTTAGCATCTGGCGGAATTCTAGCTGTTAAAAGCGATGAATGCATGACGATCGAGGATGCCGTTCAGTTTATGAAGGAAACAAAACTCCCATATTATTGTATTTGCGGAACGGACCAAGCTTATGAGGAATTCGTTTCAGATATTCTATGCGAAGTGAAAACTAAGGATATCCCTTTACAAATTGACATCGCTGGACTTATGGAAGATGAGATGATGCAGGAATGGAAGAATAGAGGGTTAAACGGGGCGATTTATTTAAGACAGAATTTATTAGAAAAATTATCTTCCCTTTTAACAATCTGGGAAGGGGGACAAAGCAAGTGA
- the scpA gene encoding methylmalonyl-CoA mutase, with amino-acid sequence MQPFSNVSDVSLSEWKTSLQNEIKQSFEELSYETNEKISLQPLYTKKDIESLQHLSDFPGVAPYTRGPYPTMYANRPWTVRQYAGFSTAEESNAFYRRNLAMGQKGLSVAFDLPTHRGYDSDHPRVVGDVGKAGVAIDSILDMKILFDGIPLDRMSVSMTMNGAVIPIMAFYIVTAEEQGVSKEKLSGTIQNDILKEYMVRNTYIYPPEMSMKSIADIFEYTSKYMPKFNSISISGYHMQEAGATADIELAYTLADGLEYVKTGLKAGIDIDSFAPRLSFFWAIGMNYYMEVAKMRAARRIWAKLMKTFNPKNPKTMALRTHSQTSGWSLTEQDPFNNVTRTLIEAHAAAMGHTQSLHTNALDEAIALPTDFSARIARNTQLYLQEETGITKVIDPWAGSYYVEALTNELMERAWKHIEEIEELGGMTKAIETGLPKMRIEEAAARRQAFIDSGKETIIGVNKYRLEQEDPIDILDIDNTAVRQKQLDRLKELKASRNEEKVVETLLAITKAAETGEGNLLELAVEAARARATLGEISDAIEKVSGRHKAVIRSVSGVYSSNFSDEEQITLVKDMTDEFANNEGRRPRILVAKMGQDGHDRGAKVIATAYADLGFDVDIGPLFQTPQETALQAVENDVHAVGFSSLAAGHKTLLPALVEELKKLGREDIVVFIGGVIPAQDYEFLREHGAAAIFGPGTVIPVSAQKILEEIYKSLGYEEVTE; translated from the coding sequence ATGCAACCATTTTCAAATGTAAGTGATGTTTCTTTAAGTGAATGGAAAACATCGTTACAAAATGAAATTAAACAATCTTTTGAAGAGTTATCATATGAAACGAATGAGAAGATTTCATTACAACCGCTTTATACTAAAAAGGATATTGAGTCTTTACAACATCTGAGTGATTTTCCCGGAGTAGCTCCTTATACAAGAGGACCGTATCCTACGATGTATGCGAATCGCCCGTGGACTGTGCGACAATATGCAGGATTCTCTACTGCTGAAGAAAGTAATGCGTTTTATCGCCGAAATCTAGCAATGGGACAAAAAGGGTTATCCGTCGCTTTCGACCTTCCAACTCATAGAGGGTATGATTCTGATCATCCGCGAGTTGTTGGTGACGTAGGGAAAGCCGGAGTAGCGATTGATTCTATTTTAGATATGAAAATATTATTTGATGGGATTCCACTAGATCGAATGTCTGTTTCTATGACGATGAATGGTGCAGTAATCCCAATCATGGCTTTCTATATCGTTACAGCGGAAGAACAAGGGGTTTCTAAAGAAAAATTATCGGGAACCATTCAAAATGATATTTTGAAGGAGTATATGGTTCGTAATACGTATATTTATCCACCTGAAATGTCGATGAAAAGTATTGCCGATATTTTTGAATACACATCTAAATATATGCCGAAGTTTAATAGCATTAGTATTTCTGGCTATCATATGCAAGAAGCGGGAGCAACAGCTGATATTGAGCTTGCTTACACATTGGCAGATGGCTTGGAATATGTAAAAACAGGTTTGAAAGCGGGAATCGATATTGATTCATTTGCCCCAAGACTTTCATTCTTCTGGGCAATTGGCATGAACTATTATATGGAAGTTGCCAAAATGCGCGCAGCTCGTCGAATTTGGGCAAAATTAATGAAGACATTTAATCCGAAAAATCCGAAGACAATGGCCCTTCGAACACATTCACAAACATCAGGTTGGAGTCTAACTGAACAAGATCCATTTAATAATGTGACGCGGACATTAATCGAAGCACATGCTGCAGCTATGGGGCATACACAATCATTGCATACAAATGCATTAGACGAGGCAATTGCCTTGCCAACCGATTTCTCTGCACGTATTGCCCGAAATACACAGTTGTATTTACAGGAAGAGACGGGAATTACTAAGGTAATTGACCCATGGGCAGGTTCTTACTATGTAGAGGCCTTAACCAATGAGTTAATGGAACGTGCGTGGAAACACATTGAAGAAATTGAAGAATTAGGTGGAATGACGAAAGCGATTGAAACGGGTCTTCCAAAAATGAGAATTGAAGAGGCAGCTGCACGCAGACAAGCGTTTATTGACTCTGGTAAAGAGACGATTATTGGTGTAAATAAATATCGGTTGGAACAAGAAGACCCAATTGATATTTTGGACATTGATAATACAGCTGTTCGTCAAAAACAATTAGATCGATTAAAAGAACTTAAAGCTTCACGAAATGAAGAAAAAGTAGTTGAAACATTACTCGCCATCACAAAGGCTGCAGAAACAGGTGAAGGAAACTTACTTGAATTAGCGGTAGAAGCAGCTAGAGCACGTGCAACTTTAGGAGAAATTTCCGATGCAATTGAGAAAGTAAGTGGAAGACATAAGGCGGTGATTCGTTCTGTGAGCGGTGTATATAGCTCGAATTTCTCTGATGAAGAACAAATTACATTAGTAAAAGATATGACAGACGAATTTGCTAATAATGAAGGTCGCCGTCCTCGTATTTTAGTAGCCAAAATGGGACAGGATGGACATGACCGTGGGGCAAAAGTTATTGCAACCGCTTATGCGGATTTAGGATTTGATGTGGATATCGGTCCATTATTCCAAACACCACAGGAAACAGCTTTACAAGCTGTTGAAAATGACGTTCATGCTGTTGGATTTAGTTCATTAGCAGCTGGTCATAAAACATTATTACCTGCTCTCGTCGAAGAGCTTAAGAAGTTAGGGCGAGAAGATATCGTCGTCTTTATTGGTGGTGTTATTCCTGCACAAGATTATGAATTCCTTCGTGAACATGGAGCAGCAGCTATTTTTGGCCCAGGTACAGTTATTCCGGTTTCTGCTCAAAAAATATTAGAAGAAATCTATAAAAGCCTCGGATACGAGGAAGTGACGGAATAA
- a CDS encoding aromatic acid exporter family protein: protein MVKIGYRTIKTAIGTPIAIMIAQWFHFPNFVSAGIITILCIQNTKKKSLHAAWTRFLACMIAMVGSSIIFQLFHHPAMIGVLLLFFIPITVYAKISEGIVTSSVIILHVYSANEINLELLMNEFGIIVVGIGIALIMNLYMPSVEGKLYSYQQQLEKNFEKIFEEIIYYLRTNKDRNWDGKELVETANLLEKAISLSSRHTENYLLKEENTFYYYFKMREKQLDILERVLPIVTSISHQVDQAKMIADFMEDLSHHIHPGNTAALYIKKLYNMKKSFEQADLPQTREEFEARAALFHFLWEMKQYLRIKSSFKGLNKQKTLA, encoded by the coding sequence ATGGTCAAAATAGGTTATCGAACAATTAAGACGGCAATCGGTACTCCAATAGCGATCATGATCGCCCAATGGTTTCATTTTCCCAATTTCGTTTCGGCTGGGATTATCACCATTTTATGTATACAGAATACGAAAAAAAAATCTCTACATGCCGCTTGGACTCGATTTCTCGCATGCATGATTGCGATGGTCGGCTCATCGATTATATTTCAGCTTTTTCATCATCCAGCTATGATTGGAGTCTTATTACTTTTTTTTATTCCCATCACCGTCTATGCCAAAATTTCAGAAGGTATTGTCACGAGTAGTGTCATTATTCTTCATGTTTATTCAGCCAATGAGATTAATTTAGAATTATTAATGAATGAATTTGGAATTATTGTTGTGGGGATCGGTATTGCTCTCATTATGAATTTATATATGCCTAGTGTTGAGGGGAAGCTTTATAGTTATCAGCAACAGCTTGAGAAAAATTTCGAAAAGATTTTTGAAGAAATCATTTATTATTTACGTACGAATAAAGACCGAAATTGGGATGGAAAAGAGTTAGTTGAGACAGCAAACCTTCTTGAAAAGGCAATAAGCCTCTCCTCCCGTCATACAGAGAATTATTTATTAAAAGAGGAAAATACTTTTTACTATTATTTCAAAATGAGGGAAAAACAATTAGACATATTAGAAAGAGTATTGCCTATTGTTACTTCCATATCGCATCAAGTGGATCAGGCAAAAATGATTGCAGATTTCATGGAAGACCTCAGCCATCATATTCACCCGGGAAATACAGCTGCTCTTTATATTAAAAAACTGTATAATATGAAGAAATCATTTGAACAAGCGGATTTGCCACAGACACGTGAAGAATTTGAAGCAAGGGCTGCACTATTTCATTTTTTATGGGAAATGAAACAGTATTTAAGGATTAAAAGTTCTTTTAAAGGGTTAAATAAACAAAAGACCCTCGCATGA
- a CDS encoding DUF1002 domain-containing protein, translated as MKRIFSLLAILILSFTMSVKADSVVGDTIVTLGENLTPAQKETVLKDMGVGEDVTTITVSNAEEHKYLGDYVPKAQIGSKAISSTKITTKEKGYGIVVNTNHITWVSKEMYTNALVTAGVKDADIYITAPFDVSGTAALTGILKAYEVSTGEKIPEDQKQVANEEMVTTAKLADSIGQKEATELIQKVKEEIAKQDPKTAEDIKVIINNISNELNIQLTQDQLDQLVSLFDKMKDLNINWDQVNSQLDKAKEKWNDFKNSEEGKGIIQSILDFFKAIFNWIAGLFS; from the coding sequence ATGAAAAGAATATTTTCATTACTAGCCATCTTAATCCTAAGCTTTACGATGTCAGTTAAAGCGGATAGTGTTGTTGGGGATACGATTGTTACATTGGGAGAAAACCTAACTCCAGCACAAAAAGAAACGGTGTTAAAAGATATGGGGGTTGGCGAGGATGTAACCACTATTACGGTATCCAATGCTGAAGAGCATAAATATTTAGGAGATTACGTCCCAAAAGCACAAATTGGATCAAAAGCGATTTCTTCCACCAAAATTACAACAAAAGAAAAAGGATATGGAATAGTCGTTAATACGAACCATATTACTTGGGTTTCAAAGGAAATGTATACAAATGCCTTAGTTACCGCTGGAGTGAAAGATGCTGATATCTATATAACAGCTCCATTTGATGTTTCTGGTACAGCTGCTTTAACAGGAATATTAAAAGCATATGAAGTTTCAACTGGTGAAAAAATCCCAGAGGATCAGAAACAAGTGGCCAACGAAGAAATGGTTACAACGGCTAAATTGGCTGATTCGATCGGACAAAAAGAGGCAACCGAACTCATCCAAAAAGTAAAAGAGGAAATTGCTAAACAGGATCCGAAGACAGCCGAAGACATTAAGGTGATTATTAATAATATTTCGAATGAGTTAAACATTCAATTAACACAGGATCAATTAGATCAATTAGTAAGTTTATTCGACAAAATGAAGGATTTAAATATTAACTGGGATCAAGTAAATTCCCAATTAGACAAAGCGAAGGAAAAATGGAATGACTTCAAAAATTCCGAAGAAGGTAAAGGAATTATCCAATCAATCCTTGACTTCTTCAAAGCGATTTTCAACTGGATCGCTGGATTATTTAGCTAA
- the meaB gene encoding methylmalonyl Co-A mutase-associated GTPase MeaB gives MVDKKNQKTPESQSALHVMKGIHSSHDGFSAGSGKRFRKKTKKNVDLALLADEVLQGKRQQLARAITLIESNAFKDYQLGQELLQKLLPHTGNSIRIGITGVPGAGKSTFIESFGKLLCDLGYKVAVLAIDPSSSISGGSILGDKTRMELLSREENAFIRPSPSSGTLGGVHRKTRETMLLCEAAGFDIILIETVGVGQSEFIVRSMVDFFMLIVLTGAGDELQGMKKGIMELADAIVVNKADGDNKRLAIKTKAEYNQVLHFLQPSTPGWQSKAYTCSAIMHEGMDSLWDVIQKFMKNTKESNVFFSRRKQQTKEWLHTLILDQLKNSFYQHPYVLEHIQSIETETMEGKMTPSQAVHTLFSNVYGDQKR, from the coding sequence ATGGTTGACAAAAAAAATCAAAAAACACCGGAGAGCCAATCGGCTCTCCATGTGATGAAAGGCATCCATTCATCTCATGATGGTTTTTCGGCAGGGTCGGGTAAACGTTTTCGAAAAAAGACAAAAAAAAATGTAGATTTAGCCCTCTTGGCAGATGAAGTTCTTCAAGGAAAACGCCAACAATTGGCTAGGGCGATCACATTAATTGAAAGCAATGCCTTTAAGGATTATCAACTTGGTCAAGAGCTTTTACAAAAGCTTCTTCCACACACAGGAAATTCTATTCGAATTGGAATAACGGGTGTACCTGGTGCGGGAAAAAGTACATTTATTGAATCTTTTGGTAAATTGCTTTGTGATCTAGGTTATAAAGTAGCCGTTCTAGCGATTGACCCAAGCTCATCCATTAGCGGGGGGAGTATACTCGGAGATAAAACGAGAATGGAACTGCTTTCCAGAGAGGAAAATGCGTTTATCCGTCCCTCTCCTTCTAGCGGAACACTTGGTGGGGTTCACCGTAAAACGAGAGAAACGATGCTATTGTGTGAAGCCGCAGGGTTCGATATTATTCTCATTGAGACGGTAGGCGTCGGTCAGAGTGAATTTATTGTTCGAAGTATGGTCGATTTCTTCATGCTGATCGTTTTAACAGGTGCGGGTGATGAACTCCAAGGGATGAAAAAGGGAATTATGGAGCTTGCGGATGCGATTGTTGTGAATAAAGCAGATGGAGATAATAAGCGCTTGGCAATCAAGACAAAGGCTGAGTATAACCAGGTCCTTCATTTTTTACAGCCATCAACACCTGGTTGGCAATCAAAAGCTTATACATGCTCTGCTATTATGCATGAGGGAATGGATTCGCTTTGGGATGTCATTCAAAAATTTATGAAAAACACGAAGGAAAGCAATGTATTTTTTTCTCGAAGAAAACAACAAACAAAAGAGTGGCTCCATACTTTAATTCTTGATCAATTAAAAAATAGTTTTTACCAACATCCTTATGTTCTTGAACATATTCAATCGATTGAGACAGAAACAATGGAAGGGAAAATGACACCTTCTCAGGCAGTACACACACTATTTTCAAATGTGTATGGAGATCAAAAACGGTAG
- a CDS encoding dihydrolipoamide acetyltransferase family protein: protein MSIEKITMPQLGESVTEGTISKWLVSVGDSINKYDPLAEVMTDKVNAEVPSSFSGVIKELIADEGQTIEVGEVICTIEIEGGVAIDSSKELEETTEEKNTGKDSVAEHAQSARYSPAVLKLSQKHGIELSQVNGSGRGGRITRKDLLKIIESGNIPTSSTKKQATTNEIPKKEIDVNLSNTMKKQEPQPVQVPTIPGDIEIPVSGVRKAIAGNMLRSKHEIPHAWTMMEVDVTNLVQYRDSIKTEFKQREGFNLTYFAFFVKAVAQALKEFPMINSMWAGDKIVQKKEVNISIAVAKDDALFVPVIKNADEKTIKGIAKEIMELAQKVRTGSLKSEDMQGGTFTVNNTGSFGSVQSMGIINYPQAAILQVESIIKRPVVMDHGMIAVRDMVNLCMSLDHRVLDGLICGRFLQRVKDILENTSKEHTTIY from the coding sequence ATGTCTATAGAAAAAATTACGATGCCTCAGCTAGGGGAAAGTGTTACAGAAGGGACGATTAGCAAGTGGTTAGTTTCAGTGGGGGATTCAATTAATAAATACGATCCACTTGCAGAAGTAATGACAGATAAAGTGAATGCCGAAGTTCCATCTTCCTTTTCGGGAGTGATCAAGGAATTGATCGCAGATGAAGGCCAAACCATTGAAGTGGGAGAAGTCATTTGCACGATTGAGATCGAAGGTGGTGTGGCGATAGATTCTTCAAAGGAATTAGAAGAAACGACAGAAGAAAAGAATACAGGGAAAGATTCTGTGGCTGAACATGCACAAAGTGCTCGTTACTCCCCTGCAGTATTAAAACTATCTCAAAAACATGGCATTGAATTAAGTCAAGTAAATGGATCGGGAAGAGGCGGTCGAATTACTAGAAAAGACTTATTAAAAATCATTGAATCTGGAAATATTCCAACAAGCTCAACGAAAAAACAGGCAACAACAAACGAAATACCTAAAAAAGAAATTGACGTAAACCTGAGTAATACTATGAAAAAACAAGAGCCACAACCAGTACAAGTTCCAACCATTCCAGGGGATATTGAAATTCCAGTAAGTGGTGTACGAAAAGCAATTGCTGGGAATATGCTCCGAAGTAAGCATGAAATTCCTCATGCATGGACAATGATGGAAGTAGATGTCACCAATCTTGTTCAATATCGAGATTCAATCAAAACCGAGTTTAAACAGCGAGAAGGATTCAATTTAACTTACTTCGCCTTTTTCGTTAAAGCGGTAGCGCAAGCATTGAAAGAATTTCCAATGATTAATTCAATGTGGGCAGGAGATAAAATTGTTCAGAAAAAAGAAGTGAATATTTCAATTGCAGTCGCAAAGGATGATGCGCTGTTTGTTCCTGTCATAAAAAATGCGGATGAAAAAACGATTAAAGGGATTGCGAAAGAAATTATGGAGCTCGCCCAAAAAGTCCGTACAGGTTCTTTGAAATCAGAAGATATGCAAGGGGGAACATTTACTGTCAATAACACAGGTTCTTTCGGATCTGTTCAATCAATGGGAATTATCAATTATCCACAAGCAGCGATCCTACAAGTTGAATCCATCATCAAGCGACCTGTTGTGATGGATCACGGGATGATTGCAGTACGTGATATGGTCAATTTATGTATGTCTTTAGATCATCGGGTTTTAGACGGGCTTATTTGTGGTCGCTTCTTGCAACGTGTGAAGGATATTTTGGAAAATACATCAAAGGAGCATACGACCATTTATTAA
- a CDS encoding alpha-ketoacid dehydrogenase subunit beta, whose amino-acid sequence MPVISYIDAVTMAIREEMERDKKVFVLGEDVGKKGGVFKATQGLYEQFGEERVIDTPLAESAIAGVGIGAAMYGMRPIAEIQFADFIMPAVNQIISEAAKIRYRSNNDWNCPMVIRAPYGGGVHGALYHSQSVEAVFANQPGLKIVMPSTPYDVKGLLKAAIRDEDPVLFFEHKRAYRLIKGEVPSDDYVLPIGKADVKRTGDDVTVITYGLCVHFALQAAERLAKDGIETHILDLRTVYPLDQEAIIEAASKTGKVLLVTEDNKEGSILSEVSAIIAEHCLFELDAPIKRLAGPDVPAMPYAPTMEKFFMVNPDKVEQAIRELSEF is encoded by the coding sequence ATGCCAGTCATTTCTTATATTGATGCCGTAACAATGGCGATTCGTGAAGAGATGGAACGTGACAAGAAAGTATTTGTGCTTGGGGAAGATGTTGGGAAAAAAGGTGGCGTTTTTAAAGCGACACAAGGTTTATATGAGCAATTTGGAGAAGAGCGGGTGATCGATACACCGCTTGCAGAATCGGCGATTGCTGGTGTCGGGATTGGTGCAGCAATGTATGGAATGAGACCAATTGCAGAAATACAATTTGCTGATTTTATTATGCCCGCTGTCAATCAAATTATTTCGGAAGCAGCCAAAATTCGTTACCGTTCCAATAATGATTGGAACTGTCCGATGGTGATTCGTGCCCCATATGGAGGTGGCGTGCATGGAGCATTGTATCATTCTCAATCAGTTGAAGCCGTTTTTGCCAATCAGCCGGGATTGAAAATAGTCATGCCTTCTACTCCATATGATGTAAAAGGTTTATTAAAGGCTGCCATTCGCGATGAAGATCCTGTCTTATTTTTCGAACATAAACGGGCCTATCGTTTAATTAAAGGAGAAGTCCCTTCAGATGATTATGTTTTACCGATCGGAAAAGCGGATGTGAAACGAACAGGGGATGATGTCACCGTAATTACTTATGGCCTATGTGTTCATTTTGCCCTGCAAGCTGCCGAACGTTTGGCGAAGGATGGAATCGAAACTCATATTCTTGATTTAAGAACCGTTTATCCTTTAGATCAAGAAGCGATCATAGAAGCCGCAAGTAAAACAGGAAAGGTTCTGCTTGTGACCGAAGATAATAAAGAGGGAAGTATTCTAAGTGAAGTGTCTGCCATCATTGCAGAGCATTGCTTATTTGAACTTGATGCACCAATCAAACGATTAGCGGGACCAGATGTACCTGCCATGCCATATGCCCCAACAATGGAAAAATTCTTTATGGTGAACCCCGACAAAGTAGAACAAGCCATAAGAGAATTATCCGAATTTTAA